TCTGGTTTTGACCAGTGAAGCAATGCACTTTTGCAGCGTCAATTTGTATTTAGTGGAGCAATCTGTTTTGAAACCGAAACGCATAAGCAAGCCAAGCACATCTGAACACACTAGCCCTGCGGCAGCACCAATGCCGTCGCAGTTGATCAATTTGCCGGCGCTAAGCAGGCAAAAACGTTGCGCACTCACCAAACCGCCGGTGCCAGCCGCCCTTAGTGCGCGCGTGACGGTAGCAGCGGCGGCCGAGCAAAGCAACGCCCTCGCCGCGCCGAACTGCAAGTTGCTCAACGAGAAAGGCGATACCATCAGCGCCAACGGCTACATCAATACCACCCAACCACAATTGCGCGGAGCTGAGCCTGCCTTGGCAAGCCATCGCATCGATATTTATCTCGACGGCGAGTTGATCGGCACGAGCAAGGTCGATGAGCACGGTAACTGGTTCTACGCGCCGGACTTCGAACTCAGCGAAGGTCAGCATACGCTTATCCTCGGGGTCGATACCTGCTTGGCCAAGCTGCGCGTCTACAGCGCCCCATTCAAATTTACAGTGAAGACCACGGCACCGCAGCGACCGTGTTTCAGCATCCTCAACAAATCTGGCAAGCTCATCGGTGATGGCGATTACAGCGTCGAACGACGCCCGCGCTTTTCCGGTAAACGCTGCCAAGTCGGTGACCTCGTGACCATCTTTCACAACGAAAATGTATTTGCCTCATTCAAGGTGCAAGGCGATGGCAATTGGTTGTATACCGTGCAATCCGATCTGTCCGACGGTGACTATCACTTTGATATCAATGTCATCGATTTAGCTGGGAACGTCAGCGAATTCAGCGACATGCGCTCTTACACTGTCATCGCTCAAGCGGCATTAAAACCAGCCTGACTATCTCAGTCTATTTTCAGCCAAGGCCGCAATGCCGTGCGCAAGCCGTGCGCATCGAAACCGTTCAAGCTACGCTCGCCAATGCGGATCAGCGGCACGCTGCCGGCACCGGCATGGCGATAGGCGGTAAAGTGGTGCGCGCTGTTTTCGATATCGAGTTCGGTGTAGCGCAAGCCGTGCGCTGCAAAAAATTCGCGCGCCTGATGGCAGTACGCGCAGGCCGTCGGCGCATACATGACAATAGCTGGCTGCACGTTCACCGCGGCGAGCAAACCAGCGCGCTCGGCACGTTGTGCCGCTTGCTTCATATGCCCCAGCGACACCAAGGGAAACGCTACACACACCGCCAGCGCTAACGCACCGAGCCACTGCCAGTGCAGTTTTTGCCGATTGAAACGCGCCTGCAAGGTGACCGATCCCGCCCCCACCGTATAGTTATATCGAGGCCGGCAAGCCTTATGGTCGGAATTTCTGCGCTGGCAATGCAGGCAGTCCCGCGCCGCGCTGTTGTGCTTGGCTGAGTCAGAATGTGGGCAAGGAGTCGGTGTGTGCATGAGAATCAAGGTGCTGCGCGAAAAAGAACAGGCGCATTGTAAAGCGCACTATCGAGATGATCGATGTGAGGAATACTAAAAATTCTGTAGCCTTGTCGTACAGATACGAAATTAAAAAAGTAGCCTGGCATTTTCCCTTTGAAGACAAAGGGCACCTTCCGGTGCCCTCCTGGTTCCCTAGGGAGACGCGGATTTAATCAAACTTAGTAAAATCAGGCTTGCGTTTCTGGAAGAATGCCATGAAAGCTTCTTTCGCTTCCGGCGCATTGAGCATGGCGGCGAAATAGCGGTTTTCTTCATCCATCTTGGTGGCGATGGCAGCCGGTTGCGTACCCTTCATCAAGCGCTTGGTGGCGCGTACCGAGGCGGCTGGCAGTGCGACAAATTTTGCTGCCTGTTGCAAGGCATACGGCAGCAATTCCGCCAAGGGCAGAACTTTATTGACAAAGCCCATCTGGAATGCTTCTTCGGCGTTGAAGGCTTCACCGAGCATGAGTTTTTCAGCAGCGCGCTGATAGCCGACGATTTGTTGAAACACCAAACTGGACCCAAATTCAGGGCACAAACCAAGCTGTGTGAATGGCATGGAGAGGCGCGCATTATCAGCCAGATAAATCAAATCGCAATGCATGAGCAGTGTCGTACCGATACCGACGGCGGCACCGGAAACGGCGGCGATGACCGGTTTACCCGCATCATTCAAGGCTTGCATGAATTGGTACACCGGTGGCAAAGCATGGGGATCAGCCAACGTGCCGGCATTTTTCACAAAATCTTCGAGATCATTCCCAGCGGTAAAAATTTCCGGCTTACCGGTAATCAAAATCACCCGCACCGCCACATCCGTTTCCGCCGCACGCAAAGCATCGGCCATCGACTGATACATCGCCGCAGTAATCGCGTTTTTCTTTTCAGGACGATTGAAATTGATCGTCAGTATGCCGTTTTCTGTCTGTGTCAGAATATCCATCTTCGTCTCCGATAAGTTGTACCGACCGAGCGAGCGCAGCGCAGTAGCTCCATCTCGTCTCCTATAAGTTACGCCGACGGAGCGAGCGCAGCGACGCTCCGCCCCCATAAAAAACAAAAGTCCGTCAATGCTGAGGGAGCGTAGCGAGCCCCGCAAGGTTCAGTCGAGAAGCGCAGCCATACTCTCGTATGGCGAGCATCGCAGACTGAAGATTGCGGGGCGCAGTAGCTCCATCAGTATTGACATTACATGCGTTCAAAAATTCCTGCGGCCCCCATGCCGGTACCGACACACATGGTGACCATCCCATACTTGAGATTATTACGATGCAAAGCATGAATCGTAGTCGCCGAGCGTATCGCGCCAGTCGCACCGAGCGGATGACCGAGCGCGATCGCGCCGCCCATAGGGTTGACCTTGGCCGGATCGAGACCGAGATCCTGCACCACCGCCAGTGATTGCGCAGCAAACGCTTCATTCAATTCAAACCAGTCAATCTGATCCTGCGTGATGCCGGCGGCACGGCATGCTGCCGGGATCGCTTCTTTCGGACCGATGCCCATGATTTCCGGTGGCACGCCGCGCACCGCGAAGGCAGCGAAACGCGCCAGCGGTGTGAGATTGAATTGCTTGAGAATTTTTTCGCTGACCAGTATCAGTACGCCGGCACCATCCGAGGTTTGCGAGCTGTTACCCGCAGTGACGCTGCCCTTGGCCGCGAACACGGCTTTGAGTTTGGCCAAGCCTTCAAGCGACGTATCGGGACGCGCGCCTTCGTCGCGGCTGACGGTGCGCAATTTGAGTTCGATTTCACCGGTGAGCAAATTCGGCACACGGTCGATGATGTCGACCGAAGTCGTTTCCGCATCGAAGAACCCGGCATTTTGCGCGGCGATGGCACGCTGATGCGATTGCAAGGCAAACGCATCCTGCGCTTCGCGCGAAATTTTCCATTGCTGGGCAACTTTTTCTGCCGTCAATCCCATGCCGTAAGCCATGCCGACATTTTCATCGTTGAGGATGGCCATGTTCATCGACGGATTACTCCCCATCATCGGCACCATGGACATCGATTCGACGCCGCCGGCGATCATCACATCGGCTTGACCGACGCGAATACGGTCTGCCGCCATGGCCACAGCAGTAATGCCGGAAGCGCAGTAACGGTTGACGGTGACGCCACCTATGGTGTTGGGCAAACCGGCCAGCAGCACGCCCATACGCGCCAGATTCAAGCCTTGCGCGCCTTCGGGGAAGGAACAGCCGATGATGGCATCTTCGGCCAGTTTCGGATCGAGTCCCGGCACTTGTGCGAAGGCCGATTGCATCACACGTACCAGCAGGTCATCCGGACGGGTATTACGGAACATGCCGCGACCGGATTTACCGATAGGCGTGCGGGTAGCGGCGACGATGTAAGCGTCTTGAAGTTGTTTCATCAGATCTCTCCTTGCGCTTCCTTCAAGGAAGCGCAGATAAATGTAATCGCAGGTGCGTTCTGAGAACGCACGGTCAATATCAGTTACGTACTGGTTTACCGGTTTGCATCATCCCCATGATGCGTTCTTGGGTTTTCGGATGATTGAGCAATTCCATAAAGGCTTTGCGCTCCATATCGAGCAACCATTGTTCGCTGACCAGACTACCGTTATCAACATCACCGCCGCACACTACTTCGGCGATCATTTTACCGAGTTTGAAATCGTGCGCAGAGATAAAGCCGCCGTCACG
The sequence above is drawn from the Undibacterium sp. CCC3.4 genome and encodes:
- a CDS encoding Ig-like domain-containing protein; translated protein: MPSQLINLPALSRQKRCALTKPPVPAALSARVTVAAAAEQSNALAAPNCKLLNEKGDTISANGYINTTQPQLRGAEPALASHRIDIYLDGELIGTSKVDEHGNWFYAPDFELSEGQHTLILGVDTCLAKLRVYSAPFKFTVKTTAPQRPCFSILNKSGKLIGDGDYSVERRPRFSGKRCQVGDLVTIFHNENVFASFKVQGDGNWLYTVQSDLSDGDYHFDINVIDLAGNVSEFSDMRSYTVIAQAALKPA
- a CDS encoding glutaredoxin family protein, encoding MQARFNRQKLHWQWLGALALAVCVAFPLVSLGHMKQAAQRAERAGLLAAVNVQPAIVMYAPTACAYCHQAREFFAAHGLRYTELDIENSAHHFTAYRHAGAGSVPLIRIGERSLNGFDAHGLRTALRPWLKID
- a CDS encoding enoyl-CoA hydratase — encoded protein: MDILTQTENGILTINFNRPEKKNAITAAMYQSMADALRAAETDVAVRVILITGKPEIFTAGNDLEDFVKNAGTLADPHALPPVYQFMQALNDAGKPVIAAVSGAAVGIGTTLLMHCDLIYLADNARLSMPFTQLGLCPEFGSSLVFQQIVGYQRAAEKLMLGEAFNAEEAFQMGFVNKVLPLAELLPYALQQAAKFVALPAASVRATKRLMKGTQPAAIATKMDEENRYFAAMLNAPEAKEAFMAFFQKRKPDFTKFD
- a CDS encoding acetyl-CoA C-acyltransferase; translated protein: MMKQLQDAYIVAATRTPIGKSGRGMFRNTRPDDLLVRVMQSAFAQVPGLDPKLAEDAIIGCSFPEGAQGLNLARMGVLLAGLPNTIGGVTVNRYCASGITAVAMAADRIRVGQADVMIAGGVESMSMVPMMGSNPSMNMAILNDENVGMAYGMGLTAEKVAQQWKISREAQDAFALQSHQRAIAAQNAGFFDAETTSVDIIDRVPNLLTGEIELKLRTVSRDEGARPDTSLEGLAKLKAVFAAKGSVTAGNSSQTSDGAGVLILVSEKILKQFNLTPLARFAAFAVRGVPPEIMGIGPKEAIPAACRAAGITQDQIDWFELNEAFAAQSLAVVQDLGLDPAKVNPMGGAIALGHPLGATGAIRSATTIHALHRNNLKYGMVTMCVGTGMGAAGIFERM